In Apus apus isolate bApuApu2 chromosome 27, bApuApu2.pri.cur, whole genome shotgun sequence, the following proteins share a genomic window:
- the LOC127394845 gene encoding proline-rich protein 9-like, translated as MSYLQQCKQPCLPPPVCVQKCSKCVEPCKTVCVEPCGEVCVKPCPVPCVEVCPTPCATQCTQSCSTQCVEPCAPRCIDVCVKPCATQCPQSCVTQCTQSCSTQCVEPCAPRCIDVCVKPCATQCPTQCVEPCPAPCVEVCATKCVDTCETVCLEPCTTCCTRPC; from the coding sequence ATGTCTTACTTACAGCAGTGcaagcagccctgcctgccccccccAGTCTGCGTGCAGAAGTGCTCCAAGTGTGTGGAGCCCTGCAAGACGGTCTGCGTGGAGCCCTGTGGGGAGGTCTGTGTGaagccctgccctgtgccatGTGTGGAGGTCTGCCCGACACCCTGTGCCACCCAGTGCACCCAGtcctgcagcacccagtgcGTGGAGCCCTGTGCCCCCCGGTGCATTGATGTCTGTGTCAAGCCTTGTGCCACCCAGTGCCCCCAGTCCTGCGTCACCCAGTGCACCCAGtcctgcagcacccagtgcGTGGAGCCCTGTGCCCCCCGGTGCATTGATGTCTGTGTCAAGCCCTGTGCCACCCAGTGCCCAACCCAGTGTGTggagccctgcccagccccctgTGTGGAGGTGTGTGCCACCAAGTGTGTTGACACCTGCGAGACCGTGTGCCTGGAGCCCTGCACCACCTGCTGCACCCgcccctgctga
- the LOC127394823 gene encoding keratinocyte proline-rich protein-like has translation MSLNQMQIKQEITLPPGLSKTKQSQEPEPAPRPQQQAEAQVPTPCPEPVPVEEVPCPEKTVPLPPQVVEPGKGEAPVVVIPQCPPQEQQQQQQCKVPPALPTDPIPCPEEKSTCKEVPVAAPASCSEPTQSVQEEQECKEIPVPVPVICPEPPSCLQEQQQSKEIPVPIPVQCPEPAPCTQEQQETQEIPVPTPCPPEKQECKEAAVPTPVPEPTPCAQEQQQCKETPVPIPVQSPEPAPCPQEKQQCKETPVPIPVQHPEPAPCPQQQQETKENPVPTPHPVEEQETKENPGPEQSSLPEKRPPMEQQQVKQPNQWPLMQK, from the coding sequence ATGTCTCTGAATCAAATGCAAATCAAGCAGGAAATCACCCTCCCACCTGGCCTGAGCAAAACCAAGCAGAGCCAAGAGCCTGAGCCCGCCCCACGTCCACAGCAGCAAGCTGAAGCCCAAGTCCCAACACCTTGCCCAGAACCAGTTCCAGTAGAAGAGGTGCCATGCCCAGAAAAAACAGTGCCATTGCCACCCCAGGTGGTGGAACCAGGCAAGGGAGAAGCACCAGTGGTTGTAATACCCCAATGTcccccccaggagcagcagcagcagcagcaatgcaaGGTGCCACCAGCTTTGCCAACTGATCCTATTCCATGCCCTGAAGAGAAGTCAACGTGCAAAGAGGTGCCTGTGGCAGCCCCTGCTTCCTGCTCTGAACCAACTCAAAGtgtgcaggaggagcaggagtgCAAAGAGATCCCTGTGCCAGTTCCTGTTATATGCCCAGAACCTCCCTCGTgcctccaggagcagcagcagagcaaggagatCCCTGTGCCCATCCCCGTTCAATGCCCTGAACCTGCCCCATGtacccaggagcagcaggagaccCAGGAGATCCCTGTGCCCACCCCATGCCCTCCAGAGAAGCAGGAGTGCAAGGAGGCAGCTGTGCCAACCCCTGTCCCTGAACCCACACCAtgtgcccaggagcagcagcagtgcaaggAGACCCCAGTGCCCATCCCTGTTCAAAGCCCTGAACCTGCCCCATGTcctcaggagaagcagcagtgcaAGGAGACCCCTGTGCCAATCCCTGTCCAGCACCCTGAACCTGcaccctgtccccagcagcagcaggagaccaAGGAGAATCCTGTGCCCACCCCACACCCTGTAGAGGAGCAGGAGACCAAGGAGAACCCTGGGCCAGAGCAGAGCTCCCTCCCAGAGAAGCGTCCTCccatggagcagcagcaggtcaaGCAGCCCAACCAGTGGCCACTCATGCAGAAGTAA